The window CAGCGGACTTATAGTCAACGCATCGGTTGATAAAGAGATTGGTTGATAAAGATGTCGGTTGACGAGGACGCGCTGGACCGGGCGTTCACCGCCCTCGGCGACCCGGTGCGCCGGGCGCTGGTCGCGCGGCTGTCCCGCGGCGAAGCGACGGTCAACGAGCTGGCCGAGCCGTTCGCGATCACGAAGCAGGCGGTCTCCCGGCACATCCAGGTGCTCGAGCAGGCCGGGCTGATCACGCGCAGCCGCGACGGCCAACGTCGGCCGTGCCACCTCGTGCCGTCCGCCCTCGAAGCCCTCACCGGCTGGATCGACACGTACCGGCTGGCCACCGAACGCAGCTACCGGCGGCTCGACGCCGTCCTGGACGCCCTGGAGGAAACGCCATGAGCACCACGATCACCGCCCGGCCCGGAACTCCCTTCGTCGAGGTCACCCGCGAGTTCGCGGCCCCGCCGTCGGCGGTCTTCCGCGCGCACACCGACCCGGAGCTGATCGTGCGCTGGCTGGGCCCGCACGGCATGGAGATGGAGCTCCTCGAGTTCGACGCGCGGTCAGGAGGCGCGTACGAGTACATCCACCGCGACGAACGCGGCGAGCACCGCTTCCGCGGCGTCTACCACACGGTGAGCCCCGACCGGATCATCCAGACGTTCGAGTTCCTCGGTGCCCCCGGCGAAGTCAGCCTCGACTCCCTGACCCTGACCGACCTCGGCGGCCGCACGCGCGTGGTGACCCGCTCGGTGTTCCCGTCGACCGAGGCCCGCGACGCGGCACTGGAGAGCGGGATGAGCCGCGGGATCGCGGAGTCGTTCGAGCGCCTCGACAAGGTACTGGCGGACTGAAATGGCCGGCGTCGTCGCGAGCTTCTGCATGTCACTGGACGGGTTCGTCGCGCGGCCCGACGATTCGGTCGGCCCCCTGTTCGACTGGTACACGGCGGGCGACGTCGAGGTGCCGATGGTCGGCTACCCGATCACGTTCCGGGTCGCCCCGGCCAGCGCGGACTACTTGCGTTCGTTCCTGGACTCGGTCCGCCACAGCGCGCTCGTCTGCGGCCGCCGGGTGTTCGACCACACCCACGGCTGGGGCGGCAATCCACCCGGCGGGGGCGCCGCTTTCGTTGTCACGCACCGGCCTCCGCCATCGGACTGGCCCGCTTCCCACTTGGCGCCGTTCACGTTCGTCTCTTCCGTCGCTTCCGCCGTGGAGCAGGCCAGGGCGGCTGGGGATGGCTCCGTGGGTGTCTCCGGGCCGGACATCGCTCAGCAGTGCCTGAATCTTGGCCTTCTCGACGAGGTTCGGATCGATCTTGTGCCGGTTCTTCTCGGCTCTGGTGTTCGGTACTTCTCTTCCGGTGAGACCTCTGGTGCGTCGCTGGAGCAGGTTGAAGTTGTTGTCGGCTCTGGTGTCACGCACTTGCGTTATCGGGTTCGCTACCGACGGTCTTGAAGATCCGGCTTCGCCGTTGATCACCTGTTTGGTAACTGTTCAGGCCGTTTCCGGGCTGTGAGCGGCCATCCCGCCGGCGGCAAGCGCCCCAAGACCTACTCCCCCGCACCAGCCAACAGCTGCTCGAAGGGAACGAACTCGGGCTCCCCACCACCAACAGCCCGGCCATCGGCAGCCGAAGCCAACTCCGCTCCGGCCTTCTCGATCCGCCGCTGCAACGCCCCCTCGCCCCAATCCGACGAAGCCGCGAAGACCCCGGTGGCGACCGGATCCGCCTTCAGGTACCCGAACAACGGGCGCAGCTGGTAGTCCAGCACCAGGGAATGGCGCTCGGTGCCGCCCGTCGCTCCCAGCAGCACCGGCTTGCCCACCAGCGAATCCGCGTCCAAGACGTCGAAGAACGACTTGAACAGCCCGCTGTACCCGGCCGTGAACACCGGGGTCACCACGATCACCGCGTCGGCGTCCACGACCGTGGCGATCGCCGAACTCAGGGCCGGGCTGGGGAAGCCGGTCAGCAGGTTCTTCGTCACGTCCAGGGCGATGTCCCGCAGCTCCACCACCGAAACCGACACCGGCGACGACGAAGCCGCGACCGTGGCCGTGGCCAGCCGGTCCGCCAGCAGCCGGCTCGACGACGGGACCGACAGCCCCGCCGTCACCACCGCGAGCTTCATGCCGACACCGAATCCGACACGGAATCCGACACCGAAGCCAAAGCCGAAGCAGCCAGCGAAGCATGCGTCGGAGCGTCCGGAACGTGCGCCGGACGCAGCGAGTCCAGCTCCTTGCGCAGCACCGGGACCACTTCCTCACCGAGGAGGTCGAGCTGCTCCAGCACCGTCTTCAGCGGCAGGCCCGCGTGGTCCATCAGGAACAGCTGGCGCTGGTAGTCGCCGAAGTGCTCGCGGAACGTCAGCGTCTTGTCGATGACCTCCTGCGGGCTCCCGACCGTCAGCGGCGTCTGCTCGGTGAACTCCTCCAGCGTCGGGCCGTGGCCGTACACCGGTGCGTTGTCGAAGTACGGGCGGAACTCGGTCCACGCGTCCTGGGACTTCGGACGGATGAACGCCTGCCCGCCGAGGCCGACGATCGCCTGGTCCGCGGCGCCGTGGCCGTAGTGCTCGAAGCGCTGACGGTAGAACGCGATCAGCTGCTGGAAGTGCGAGGTCGGCCAGAAGATGTGGTTGGCGAAGAACCCGTCACCGTAGAACGCCGCCTGCTCGGCGATCTCCGGGCTGCGGATCGACCCGTGCCACACGAACGGCGGGACGCCGTCCAGCGGGCGCGGCGTGGCCGTGAAGCCCTGCAGCGGCGTGCGGAACTTGCCTTCCCAGTCGACGACGTCCTCGCGCCACAGCCGGCGCAGCAGCGCGTACTTCTCGACCGCCAGCGGGATGCCCTGGCGGATGTCCTCGCCGAACCACGGGTAGACCGGGCCGGTGTTGCCGCGGCCCATCATGAGGTCGACGCGGCCGTCGGCCAGGTGCTGCAGCATCGCGAAGTCTTCGGCGATCTTCACCGGGTCGTTCGTGGTGATGAGCGTCGTAGACGTCGACAGGATGATCTTGGACGTCTGCGCCGCGATGTGCCCTAGCATCGTCGTGGGCGACGACGGCACGAACGGCGGGTTGTGGTGCTCGCCGGTCGCGAAGACGTCGAGGCCGACCTCCTCCGCCTTGAGCGCGATGCGGACCATCGCCTTGATCCGCTCGTGCTCCGTCGGCGTGGTGCCGGTGGTGGGATCGGTCGTGACGTCACCCACCGTGAAGATTCCGAACTGCATGACCTGCTCCCTTCGCGACCCTCATCTTACATGCGCGTTCAACTACTTCCAAGCAAGAGATATTCCGGCCGACAATGCCGTAGGGGGCACCAAGTAAGGTCAGGGACATGGACGCGGAGCTCGGTCGGCTGGGTCTGGCAGAACGTTCGGTACGCCTTCTCACGGGCCGCGACATCTGGGGGTCGATCACCCCGCTGCTCGCGCCCCGCCGGAACCTGGTGGCCGCCTTCGGCCACGTGGGGCCCGGCGCGGCCGCGCTGCTGCCGCTGGAACCCGGCGACACGGTGATCACGGACGCGAGCCTGGACACGGTGCTGTCCGGCGCGACGAGCCCGCACGCCCTGCTGCACTGGGTGAAGGCGGGCGTGATCGTGCACTCGCTGCGCGGGCTGAACGCGAAACTGGTGATCGCCGAGGACGACCCGTCGTTCGTGGTGGTCGGCTCGGCCGACGTCACCGCCGCCGGTCCGCGGCAGCTGTTCGAGGCGGTGACGGTCTCCCACGAGAAGCACACCGTCGAGGAGGCCCAGGAGGCCTGGCTCGAGTGGTGCGACCTCGCGGGCCCCGCGCTGACGGCGGGCGACCTGGAACCGCTCCTGGAGCAGTACGGCGCCGGGAAGCTGGTCACCTCGCCGCGCCCCGCCACCCCGCCCCGCGCCGCGGCACCCGCCCGGCCCGTCGTGACGAGCCGCCCGGCGACGCCGGTCCGGCCCGCCGCCCCGACGCCGCCCCCCTCCCCCGTCCGCCCGGCTCCCACCCCGCCGCCGTCCCCGGTCCGGCCCGCGGCGCCCGCCGCCGAGGTGGCGCCGGCCCCGGAACCGGTTGCGGCACCGGCCGTCGCGAACGAGCCGGAACCGGCCGACACGCCGGACGCCGTCGAAGTTTCGGAAACTCGAGAAAGCCCCGAGACTTCCGAGATCCAGACCGACGTTCCCCGGCCCGCCTGGCCGCGCCCGGCCGAGCTGTACCTCGTCAGCCTCGTCGAAGGCGGCGAGCCGTCGGCCGAGGCCGAGTACCGGCTCGAAGAGCTGACGCGCGAGTACGCCCACCCCGGCGAGAACGGCGAACAACCGTTCCGCGTCGAGCTGTTCTGGGCCGACGACGGCCAGGGCCAGGACCCGCCGCGCACGCTCCGCGCCGGCGTGCACGTCATCCGCGTGTACAGCCAGAAGCAGGGCCGGGCGCTGGTCGGGTCGCGGATCGAGGCCCCCGGTCTGGTGCTGCAGGCCTACGCCGACGAGTTCGCCTACCCGCGCCGCACGTACTGCTACATCCTGACCCGGGAGACGGCCTCGCGGCCGGCGTTCGGCGACCTCCGCAAGGGCCTCGCCGCGATCGGCGAGAAGCCGAACTTCCGGAACAGCTTCCAAGTCCCGCGCAAGATCGAAGCCCTGCTGGGCCTGTGGCCCGACCTGGGCTACGACCCCCGTTAGGGGGCGGCGCACGCCACTGGAGGGGCGGAGGGCGCGGAAACTGTCGGGGTGGGCGGATATCCTGCAGTACGGTGCAGGCCGAGTCCGCACCACCACCAGCACTTTTCGCGAGCCACGATCCGGGAGAACGACCCTGTGACTGCCGAGACCTTGTACGGGGCCGACGACCTCACCCACCTCGAGGGTCTCGAAGCCGTCCGCAAACGCCCCGGGATGTACATCGGCTCCACCGACAGCCGGGGCATCAACCACCTCTTCTCCGAGGTGGTGGACAACTCGACGGACGAGGGTGTCGCCGGCCACGCGACGAAGATCGTCGTCACGCTGCACGCCGACGGCAGCGTCCAGGTGGACGACGACGGCCGCGGCATCCCCACCGGCACCCACGCCAAGTCCGGTTTGTCCGGCGTCGAGCTGGTGCTGACGCGGCTGCACGCCGGCGGCAAGTTCGGCGGCTCCGGCTACAAGACCTCCGGCGGCCTGCACGGCGTCGGCGCTTCGGCGGTCAACGCGCTGTCGCACCGCTTCGACGTCACGGTCAAGCAGGACGGCAAGGTCCACCAGATGTCGTTCAAGCACGGCATCCCCGGCACGTTCGACGCGCCCGGCCCGAAGGCGAAGTTCACCCGCCGGTCCGGGCTGAACCTCGTCGGCAAGATGAAGCGCGGCGAACGCAGCGGCACGTCGATCCGCTACTGGTACGACGCGCGGTACTTCGAGTCCGGCGCGGCGCTGGACGTCGACGGCGTGCGGGCGAAGCTGCGCAACACCGCGTTCCTCGTCCCGGGCGTCACGTACGTGCTGCGCACGGCCATCGAAGACACCATCAACGAAGAGACCTTCCACTTCCCGCACGGCCTCGTCGACATGGTCGACTTCCTGACGCCGTCGGGCGAAAAGCCGGTCTGCGGCACGCTGCTGATCACCGGCGAGGGCACGTACAAGGAGAATGCGGCCGACGCGGCGGGCGTCATGCAGTCCAATGTGGAGCGGCACGCCGAGGTCGAGGTCGCGCTGCGCTGGGGCACCGGCTACGAGCGCACGGTCGAATGCTTCACCAACACGATCCGCAACGTCCACGGCGGCACGCACCGCCGCGGCTTCGACCGCGCGATGGCGAAGGCGTTGCAGGACGCGATCTCCAAGACCCGCGGGCTGCTCAAGCCCAAGGAGGACATGCCGACGATCGAGGACGTCCTCGAGGGCATGACCGCGGTCGTGCACGTCCGGCTGCCGGAGCCGCAGTTCACGTCGCAGACGAAGGACGAGCTGTCCACGGCCGGCATCACCCGCGTCATCCAGGGCATCGTCGACAAGCACGTCAAGGCCTGGACCGAGGACCGCAAGACGAAGTCCGAGGCCAAGGTCGTGCTGCAGAAGGTGGTCGACGCCTCCCGCGTCCGGCTCACCCAGAAGCAGCAGAAGGACGCGGCCCGGCGCAAGACCGCCCTCGAAGGCGCGGCGATGCCGCCGAAGCTGGTCGACTGCCGCACCACCGGCGTCTCCCGCAGCGAGCTGTTCCTGGTCGAGGGTGACAGCGCGCTGGGGTCGGCCCGCATGGCGCGCGTGTCCGAGTACCAGGCGCTGCTGCCGCTGCGGGGCAAGATCCTGAACGTGCAGAAGGCGTCGCTCGGCGACACGCTGAAGAACGCCGAGATCGCGTCGATCGTGCAGGTCCTCGGCGCGGGCACCGGCCGCACGTTCGACCTGACGACGATGCGCTACGGCCGCGTCATCCTGATGGCGGACGCGGACGTCGACGGCTCGCACATCCGGACCCTGCTGATCACGCTGTTCGCGAAGTACATGCGCCCGGTGATCGAGGACGGCCGGCTGTACGCGGCGATGCCGCCGCTGCACAAGCTCGTCACGAAGGGCCGCAACCCGGAGACGCACTTCACGTACACGCAGCAGGAGATGGAAACCAAGTACGCGGAGCTGGAGCGGGCGGGCAAGAGCATCGTCACGCCGGTGCCGCGGTTCAAGGGCCTCGGCGAGATGGACGCCGACGAGCTGTGGGAGACCACGATGAACCCGGCCACCCGCTCGGTCCGCCGGATCACCATGGACGACGCCGAGGCCGCCGAGGGCGCGCTGGAACTGCTGATGGGCGAGAAGGTCGAGCCCCGGCGGAACTGGCTGGTCGCCTCTTCGGACCGGATCGACCGCGACGCCATCGACGCTTAAATTCCGTAGCTACCAAGGAGTTCTGCCGTGGCACGCCGCAAGGGCACCACCACCAAGGTCGATCCCAGCGCGTTCGACCGCGCCGGCGCGAACGTCTTCGACAACTCGCTGAAGACCGAGATCGAGGACTCGTACCTGGAGTACGCGTATTCGGTCATCCACTCGCGCGCCCTGCCGGACGCGCGGGACGGGCTGAAGCCGGTGCACCGCCGGATCCTCTACTCGATGAACGAGAACGGCTACCGCCCGACGCACGCGTACGTGAAGTCGTCGCGCGTGGTCGGCGACGTGATGGGCAAGTACCACCCGCACGGTGACGTCGCGATCTACGACGCGATGGTGCGGCTGGCGCAGGACTTCTCGCTGAACGTCCCGCTGATCGACGGCCACGGCAACTTCGGCTCGCCCGACGACGGCCCGGCCGCGTCGCGGTACACCGAAGCCCGCATGTCGCCCGAGGCGATGCAGCTGGTCGGCGAGCTGGGCGAAGACACGGTCGACTTCCGGCCGAACTACGACGGTTCGCTCGAGGAGCCGTCCGTGCTGCCCGCGGCGTTCCCGAACCTGCTGGTCAACGGCACGTCCGGGATCGCGGTCGGGATGGCGACCAACATGATCCCGCACAACCTCGGCGAGGTCGTCGCGGCGGCGCGGTGGCTGATCACGCACCCGACCGCGACGCTCGACAAGCTGATGGAGTTCGTGCCCGGCCCCGACCTGCCCACCGGCGGCAGCCTGCTGGGCCTGGACGAGGTCCGCCGCGCGTACGAGACCGGTCGCGGCGTGGTCCGGATGCGCGCGAACTGCGAGACCGGGCCCCTCGAAGGCAGCCGCGGGCGGCAGGCCATCACCGTCACCGAACTGCCGTACGGCGTCGGCCCGGAGAAGGTGATCGAGAAGATCACCGACGAGGTCAACAAGTCCAAGCGGCTCACCGGCATCGCCGACGTCAAGGACCTCACCGACCGCGAGAACGGCACGCGGCTGGTCATCGAGTGCAAGGTCGGCGTCAACCCGCAGGCCCTGCTCGCGGACCTCTACCGGCTCACGCCGCTGGAGCAGTCGTTCGGCATCAACAACCTGGTGCTCGTCGACGGCCAGCCGCAGACCCTGGGCTTGAAGGAACTCCTGGAGGTCTTCCTCCGGCACCGCTACGAGGTCGTCACGCGGCGCACGAAGTACCGGCGTCGCAAGCGCGAAGAGCGGCTGCACCTGGTCGACGGCCTGCTGATCGCGCTGCTGAACATCGACAAGGTGATCAAGCTCATCCGCGAAAGCGAGAACGCGCAGGCCGCCAAGGACGGCCTGATGACGCGCTTCAAGCTGTCGGAGATCCAGGCGACGTACATCCTCGACACCCCGCTGCGGCGCCTCACGAAGTACGACCGGCTCGAGCTGGAATCGGAGCAGGAGCGGCTGCGCGAGGAGATCGCGGAGCTGACCAAGATCCTCGACGACGAGTCCGTGCTGAAGAAGCTGGTCTCGGCGGAGCTGGCGAAGATCGCGAAGGACTTCCCGACCGAGCGCCGGACGTCCCTGATCGATGGTGACCTGAAGGAGGTCCTGGCCGCGTCGAAGCCGTCCGGGCCGCTGGAGGTCGAGGACGACCCGTGCCAGGTCATTTTGTCGGCGACCGGTCTGGTGGCGCGCACCGCGGCGGAGTCCGAGGAGTCGACGGAGACGCGCCGCCGCAACGGCCGCGTGAAGCACGACGCGGTGTCGGCGGTGGTGCACACGACCGCCCGCGGCCAGATCCTGCTGGTGACCAGCCGCGGCCGGGCGTTCAAGACGGACGTGCTGCCGTTGCCGGTGCTGCCGGAGCAGGCGGGCACGGTCTCGCTGCGCGGTGGCATGGCGGCGCGTGAGCTGGTACCGCTGGAGAAGGGCGAGACGGTCGTCGGGATCGCGCCGCTGGGTGAGCAGGCGGCGGGTTCGCCGGGCCTGGCGCTGGGCACGAAGGCCGGCGTGGTGAAGATCTGCTCGCCGGAATGGCCGGTCCGGTCGGACGAATTCGAAGTGATCTCGCTGAAGGACGGCGACGAGGTCGTCGGTGCGACCTGGCTGACGGACGGCTCGGAGACGCTGGCGTTCGTGTCGTCGGAGGCGTCGCTGCTGAAGTACGCGGCCTCGCTGGTCCGCCCCCAGGGCCTGAAGGGCGGCGGCATGGCGGGCATCAACGTGGGCGCGGGTTCGGTGGTCTTCTTCGGAGCGATCCGCACGGACGACGACGAGCACGGCGAGCCGATGGTGATCACGTCGACGGGCCAGAGCGTGAAGGTGACCCCGTTCAGCGAGTACCCGGCGAAGGGCCGCGCGACGGGCGGCGTCCGGGCACAGAGGTTCCTCAAGGGCGAAACGGCTCTCCGCGTCGCGTGGATCGGCCCGCGTCCGGCGGGCGCGGCCCGCAACGGAGACCCGGTGGAGCTGCCGGAGATCGACGTCCGCCGCGACGGCTCGGGCCACGCCCACCCCGGCCCGGACGTGGTGGGCCACCTCATCGAACGCGACTGACGGTCAGGGCGGCAGCGCCACGGTGGTCGTGCTCAGCCCAGCGGAGCCACCGGACCCGGGTAGCGAGCCGGGTCGAGGCAGCTGCCGAGGCCGTCGACGACCGAGCAGAAGCCCGGCGGGCGCACCGGCGTGTAGCCCGCCGGGACGCCGTGCCCCTCGATCAGCTGCCGGTACGCCGCGACGGCGTCGGTCGGCCGGCGCGTCAGCGTGGCGTCCGCGCGGGCGTCCACTGTGTACAGTCCGAACCGCGGCTGGTAGCTGCCCCACTCGTAGTTGTCCGTGAGGCTCCAGTAGTTGTAGCCGATGACGTTCATGCCGTCGGCCTTCGCGCGCTGCACCCAGTAGATGTGGTCACGCAGGTGGTCCGAACGCGTGTAGCCGTCGGGACGCGCGTTGCCGTTGTCCGTCGGCATCCCGTTCTCGACGACGTACAGCGGCAGGGCGGGGAACTTCCGCGCGTAGTAGCGAAGCGCGTAGTAGATCCCGTCCGGCTGCGGCGTCACCTTCCAGAATTCGCCGCTCGCCGCGTGGATCGCGCTGAGGTTGTCGAGGCTCGCGCCGTAGTAGTAGTCGAGGCCCACGAAGTCGAGCTTGTCGCGGACCTGGTCGAGGAACGACGCGTCGAGCACTCCCTGCGCGGCCGGGATGTACGCCGTGTTGCTGGACACGAGCGCACCCGGGTCCAGCTGGTGGATCAGGTCGTAGGCCGCGCGGTGCACCTTCACCTGCCGCGCCTGGGCCCACGGCAGCTTCCAACCGGCGAGTCCGCCGTTGGCCGTTTCGTTCTGCAGGTAGACGGTCGGCTCGTTGATCGTGATCCAGATCGCGCCGAGCCCCTTGTAGCGGTCCACGACGCGGCGGGCGTTCGCGAGCCAGGCGTCGACCGTGCGGTCGCTGTCCCAGCCGCCCTGGTCGGCGACCCAGCCCGGGTAGACCCAGTGGTCGAGGGTGATCATCGGCCGCATCCCGGCGTCGACGACGTGCCGCACGACGTCGTCGTAGTACGCCAGCTCGGTCTCGTCGAGCCGGCCGGGGCGCGGCTCGATCCGCGCCCACTCGACGCTGAAGCGGAAGACGTTCACGCCGAGCTGCTTCGCGCGGTCGATGTCCTCGGCGTAGTGGTGCCGGAAGTCGACGGACTCGAGGTAGGGCTCCTTGATGGACGACGTCTTCGCCTGCTCGTAGCGGCGCCAGTTGCTGTCGGGCGCGTAGCCCTCCGCCTGATAGCCCGAGGTCGCGACCCCCCAGAAGAACGCGGGCACGGGCACCGCCCCGGCGGGCGTCACTCCGGCCAGCATCGCCGTGACCAGCGTCAACACCGCAAAGATCGCTCGTTTTCCGCACACCACGGCAGCCTCCCGAGGCAACATGAAGAGTGTTCATGTTAGCCGAGGAGGCTGCCCGGCGCATCACCCGAAGGGCGGCTCTCCGGCCCGCTAGGCGACCTTGAACGACTGAGCGGCGCTGCCGTCACAGGTCGACTGGACCAGCTGGACACTGTCCGCTGTGGACGCTCCCGGCACGGTCAGGCACTTGCCGGTGTGGCGGACGACGAAGTGGTAGTACCCACCGCCCTCCGACACCGGCTGCCACTGCTGGTTGTTCCCGCCGCTGTAGGACCACAGCTGCAGGCCGGCGTTGTCGGCCGTGGAAACCCCGGTCACGTCGATGACCTCGGCCGGGTTGGTCCGGTTGTTGATCCGGTCGTACCCGCCGCTGGTCGGGGCGAACTGGAACTGCTGCGCCGCGGTGCCGTTGCAGCTGTACTGCTGGATCACGGTGCCGTTGGCGCTGCCCGCGGCCCGCGCGTCGACGCACTTGCCGTTCGCCTTGTTCGACACCGCGTACCAGGCCGACGGGTCGATCGTGCCGGGGTCGGTCGGCGTGGTGGAGCCGCCGCCGAGCCACTTGAGGCCGTCGAGCACGAACCGGTTCTGGTCGGCACTCTCGAACGTCGACGACAGCGCGGTGTTCGTGTCGTAGTTCATCGCGTTGTGGCCGAAGTTCGCGTAGAGCATCTTGTAGTTCTTGTTGGTCCACGCGATCGGGTAGTAGCCGCTGTACCAGGTCTGGTTCGGGTCGGTGCCGATCGGGAAGGTGGACTGGTCCATCGACGCCAGGATGGTGATGTTGCCGTTCTGGCGCAGGTCGTTCTGCCAGGCGTACCACTCGGACGTCGAGGACCGGATGGTCGCCGGCAGGTTCACCGTCGACGGGTGGGTGCGGTTCTCGATCTTCAGCGTCTCCGGCGTCGGGCCCCACGAGTTCGAGGTGAACCGGCCGGTGCCGAGGAAGTCGTTGTGGAACCAGTTGGCGTACGACGGCGTCGAGCTGTCGTTGTAGGCCGTGACGTGGAAGCCGAAGAACCCGCCGCCGGCCTGCATGTAGCTCTGGAAGCCCTGGAACTGCGCGGCCGACTGCGGCTGGTCGTCGAAGAACATGACGACGTCGGCGGTGGCCTTGGTGATGCTCGTGAGCCGGTTCCAGTCGGTCGTCGAGGAGTAGGTGTAGCCGTTGGCCGACGCCTGCTGGGCGAACCAGACGTTGGCCTCCTTTTCGAAACTGATGTGCGCGGCGTCGTAGGTGCCGCTGTAGAACGCGAGCACCTTGAACGGCGTGGCGGCCTGCACCGCGGGGGCGCCCAGGCTCAAGCCCAGGCAGGCGGCGAAGAAGGCCAATATCCGGACCAGCGGGCGGCGGGATCTCGACATGCGTGTTCCTTCCGGTGGGGGCGGGGAAACGGTCACCAGTGGCGCGAGTAGTGCAGGCCGTAGCCGAAGGGGAAGAGCGCGGGCAGCTCGGCACCGACGTTGACCGGCTGCTGGTCGGCGCGGCCACGCATCGGCGAGAGACCGAAATTCACACCTTGAATTAAGACACAGCATTTGACGGTTGGTCCAGACCTCTGACCGAACTCGGTTGCCGCTGACCGGGATTGCGGATTCCGGTCAGCACCTGGCCTAATTCGCTCCTACGGTCTCCGCCATGACTCGCGAACACGACGACCTCCTCCAGCTGCTGGCCGAAGTGCGGAAGCGCTTGCTGATCCCGGTCCGGGACATTTCGGACGCCGACGCGGGCCGCCGGACGACGGTCAGCGAACTGACCCTGGGCGGTCTGATCCGCCACCTCGCGACGGGCGAGCGCCTGTGGCTGCAGGTGTTGCGCACCGCGGACGGCTCCCTGCCGGACGGCATGCTCGACACGACGCAGTACTCGATGAGCGAGACGCTGTCGCACTGGCTTTCGGCTTACGCCGCGGCTGCCGCTGCCACGGACGCGTACGTGCGGTCGCTGCCCTCGCTGGACGTCGAGGTCCAGCTGCCGACGACGCCGTGGTCACCGCCGGAGCCCCGGTTCTGGTCGGCACGGAGGATCGTCCTGCACCTGATCCACGAGACGGCCCAGCACGCGGGCCACGCGGACATCATCCGCGAATCCTTGGACGGCGCGAACTCCACGGCCCAGCTGAACTAACGATCCGAGCGCAGCGACGCCGGGTCGAAGGATTCCCAGTACGCGTCCTCGTCCTCGGCACTCGAAGGCGCCGGCGTCTCGCCGAGGCGTTCGGCCCGCAGCCGCTGGAACTCCTCGACCGTCATGCCCGGGTCGTCGTCCTCGGCGCGGGCGGGCGCGGGCATTCCGGTCAGCCGCTCGATCAGGACCGTCATGTCCTCGCCCAGCAGCAGAGCGACCTTGTTGTAGCCGTCCTGGGTCGCCTCGCGCATGGCCGCCTGGGCGATCTCCACCACCAGCGGCCCCAGGCGCTCACCCAGGTTCACCGCCGACGGCGCCAGCCACAGCCGCAGCAGCTTGCCGCGGCCGTCGACCGTCGCCTCCACCTGGCCGTCGAGGTCGTGGGCCGTGCCGGTGGCCGACGCCAGCAGCTCGTCCACGCGGGACATCGCCTCTTCGCGGGCCCGGGCCTGGGAAATCAGCTCACGCGTCGTGACCATCGGCGCTCACCTTCCGTACGAGTAGGTGTCGGCGTCCGGGTCGTCGTCCGGGATCGGCTGGTAGCCCAGGACTTCCAGCTGCGCCGCGGCCACCACCGGCGCCAGCGCGTGGTACATCTTGTCGCCCGCGCGGCGGGTCGCGCGCTGGGCCAGCTCGAGGATCTGGTCGGCGATCACCGCCGATCCGTGCCGCAGCGCCGACCGGTGGATCGACACGCTCGTCAGCAGTCCGCCCGGCGCGACCCGCACCTCGATCGTCTCATCGGACGAGCAAGCCTGGCCCACCACCGGGCCCGAGCGCTCGAAGCGCGCCGAAGCGTCGGACTCTGCCC of the Amycolatopsis sp. NBC_01488 genome contains:
- a CDS encoding YbaB/EbfC family nucleoid-associated protein; translation: MVTTRELISQARAREEAMSRVDELLASATGTAHDLDGQVEATVDGRGKLLRLWLAPSAVNLGERLGPLVVEIAQAAMREATQDGYNKVALLLGEDMTVLIERLTGMPAPARAEDDDPGMTVEEFQRLRAERLGETPAPSSAEDEDAYWESFDPASLRSDR
- a CDS encoding family 1 glycosylhydrolase, with protein sequence MLTLVTAMLAGVTPAGAVPVPAFFWGVATSGYQAEGYAPDSNWRRYEQAKTSSIKEPYLESVDFRHHYAEDIDRAKQLGVNVFRFSVEWARIEPRPGRLDETELAYYDDVVRHVVDAGMRPMITLDHWVYPGWVADQGGWDSDRTVDAWLANARRVVDRYKGLGAIWITINEPTVYLQNETANGGLAGWKLPWAQARQVKVHRAAYDLIHQLDPGALVSSNTAYIPAAQGVLDASFLDQVRDKLDFVGLDYYYGASLDNLSAIHAASGEFWKVTPQPDGIYYALRYYARKFPALPLYVVENGMPTDNGNARPDGYTRSDHLRDHIYWVQRAKADGMNVIGYNYWSLTDNYEWGSYQPRFGLYTVDARADATLTRRPTDAVAAYRQLIEGHGVPAGYTPVRPPGFCSVVDGLGSCLDPARYPGPVAPLG
- a CDS encoding mycothiol transferase translates to MTREHDDLLQLLAEVRKRLLIPVRDISDADAGRRTTVSELTLGGLIRHLATGERLWLQVLRTADGSLPDGMLDTTQYSMSETLSHWLSAYAAAAAATDAYVRSLPSLDVEVQLPTTPWSPPEPRFWSARRIVLHLIHETAQHAGHADIIRESLDGANSTAQLN
- a CDS encoding DNA gyrase/topoisomerase IV subunit A; its protein translation is MARRKGTTTKVDPSAFDRAGANVFDNSLKTEIEDSYLEYAYSVIHSRALPDARDGLKPVHRRILYSMNENGYRPTHAYVKSSRVVGDVMGKYHPHGDVAIYDAMVRLAQDFSLNVPLIDGHGNFGSPDDGPAASRYTEARMSPEAMQLVGELGEDTVDFRPNYDGSLEEPSVLPAAFPNLLVNGTSGIAVGMATNMIPHNLGEVVAAARWLITHPTATLDKLMEFVPGPDLPTGGSLLGLDEVRRAYETGRGVVRMRANCETGPLEGSRGRQAITVTELPYGVGPEKVIEKITDEVNKSKRLTGIADVKDLTDRENGTRLVIECKVGVNPQALLADLYRLTPLEQSFGINNLVLVDGQPQTLGLKELLEVFLRHRYEVVTRRTKYRRRKREERLHLVDGLLIALLNIDKVIKLIRESENAQAAKDGLMTRFKLSEIQATYILDTPLRRLTKYDRLELESEQERLREEIAELTKILDDESVLKKLVSAELAKIAKDFPTERRTSLIDGDLKEVLAASKPSGPLEVEDDPCQVILSATGLVARTAAESEESTETRRRNGRVKHDAVSAVVHTTARGQILLVTSRGRAFKTDVLPLPVLPEQAGTVSLRGGMAARELVPLEKGETVVGIAPLGEQAAGSPGLALGTKAGVVKICSPEWPVRSDEFEVISLKDGDEVVGATWLTDGSETLAFVSSEASLLKYAASLVRPQGLKGGGMAGINVGAGSVVFFGAIRTDDDEHGEPMVITSTGQSVKVTPFSEYPAKGRATGGVRAQRFLKGETALRVAWIGPRPAGAARNGDPVELPEIDVRRDGSGHAHPGPDVVGHLIERD
- a CDS encoding RICIN domain-containing protein, with translation MSRSRRPLVRILAFFAACLGLSLGAPAVQAATPFKVLAFYSGTYDAAHISFEKEANVWFAQQASANGYTYSSTTDWNRLTSITKATADVVMFFDDQPQSAAQFQGFQSYMQAGGGFFGFHVTAYNDSSTPSYANWFHNDFLGTGRFTSNSWGPTPETLKIENRTHPSTVNLPATIRSSTSEWYAWQNDLRQNGNITILASMDQSTFPIGTDPNQTWYSGYYPIAWTNKNYKMLYANFGHNAMNYDTNTALSSTFESADQNRFVLDGLKWLGGGSTTPTDPGTIDPSAWYAVSNKANGKCVDARAAGSANGTVIQQYSCNGTAAQQFQFAPTSGGYDRINNRTNPAEVIDVTGVSTADNAGLQLWSYSGGNNQQWQPVSEGGGYYHFVVRHTGKCLTVPGASTADSVQLVQSTCDGSAAQSFKVA
- a CDS encoding YbaB/EbfC family DNA-binding protein, encoding MADFDMDLASARITEAAARAESDASARFERSGPVVGQACSSDETIEVRVAPGGLLTSVSIHRSALRHGSAVIADQILELAQRATRRAGDKMYHALAPVVAAAQLEVLGYQPIPDDDPDADTYSYGR